The following proteins are encoded in a genomic region of Candidatus Poribacteria bacterium:
- a CDS encoding PD40 domain-containing protein: protein MKRMFIFSIISLILLCARVGQVYAEAPTTPKILFTSWDNNYEIYIMNPDGSEQMNLTQHPANDVGALWSPTGEQILFVSDRDGNRGDVRDRDLYLMDPDGSKVRRVFKREMHRDSLTWSPDGKQIAYTNVDWGKLISTIYIAPLGEPEEESLVEGVDPAWSPDGTEIACAIDGRLTLINVHTGAQKQLLPKKAMNWQRYPSWSAVGDKLTFAWNKHQIPPVLDRDLHNEWIKNLTIYIINRDGTDLKQLIDEAGPRADYPVLSPNGKEVLYTQEINGFLQIFKLDVNNGIRTQLTHIGPRNLGGDWFDPAYALPVSPQPQLLTTLWGELKRE from the coding sequence ATGAAACGTATGTTCATTTTTTCTATAATCAGTCTGATACTACTGTGTGCAAGGGTGGGTCAGGTTTACGCAGAAGCCCCAACGACCCCGAAAATCTTGTTTACCTCATGGGATAACAATTACGAAATCTACATCATGAACCCAGATGGTAGCGAACAGATGAACTTAACACAACATCCCGCAAACGATGTGGGTGCCCTTTGGTCACCGACCGGTGAGCAGATTCTTTTCGTCTCCGATCGCGACGGGAACCGAGGAGACGTTCGCGATCGCGATCTGTACCTCATGGATCCTGATGGATCCAAGGTCCGACGCGTTTTCAAAAGAGAAATGCATAGAGACTCTTTGACGTGGTCTCCCGATGGAAAACAGATCGCTTACACGAATGTGGACTGGGGGAAACTCATATCCACTATCTACATTGCGCCCCTTGGAGAACCAGAAGAAGAGTCTCTCGTTGAGGGAGTTGATCCAGCATGGTCTCCGGATGGGACAGAAATCGCTTGTGCTATAGATGGTCGACTTACATTAATCAATGTCCACACAGGTGCGCAAAAACAACTCCTACCCAAGAAAGCTATGAATTGGCAACGTTATCCATCTTGGTCAGCTGTCGGCGATAAACTTACTTTTGCTTGGAATAAGCATCAGATACCACCAGTATTGGATCGGGATCTCCATAACGAATGGATCAAAAATCTTACAATCTATATTATAAACCGGGATGGCACTGATCTTAAACAACTCATTGATGAAGCCGGTCCGAGAGCAGATTATCCGGTGTTATCGCCTAATGGAAAGGAAGTCCTTTATACGCAGGAAATTAATGGTTTTCTGCAGATATTTAAACTTGATGTGAACAACGGTATTCGGACGCAGTTGACGCATATTGGTCCAAGGAATCTGGGTGGGGATTGGTTTGATCCGGCGTATGCGTTGCCGGTTTCACCACAACCTCAATTACTCACGACACTATGGGGAGAACTCAAACGGGAATAA